The following is a genomic window from Archangium lipolyticum.
CGGCGAGCGGCGCAAGGGACGCGGCATCAAGTTCAGCCGCGACAACGTCTACATGCGTGACAGCTGCCGGTGCCAGTACTGCGGCCGGAAGGTGTCCCGCCCCGAGGCCACGTACGATCACGTCGTGCCCCGGGCCCAGGGCGGCCGCACCACCTGGGAGAACATCGTGATCGCCTGCGTGCCCTGCAACCAGAAGAAGGGCGGGCGCACGCCGGTGCAGGCGGGCATGAAGCTGCTCTCCTCTCCCGAGAAGCCTCGCAAGCTCCCGGGCTCGGTGCGGCTCACCTTCGCCTACGAGAAGGGCATGCCCATCTCGTGGAGGAAGTTCCTCCGTGACGTCGCGTACTGGCACACGGAGCTGCAGGAGTGAGCGGCGGGTGTGGGAGGCCACCAGAGGTGGCTTCCTCCGGACCTGCTCCGTATCCGGAGCGGGCTCCGACCAGGGAAGCCAGAGGCAACCCCGGGCCCGTACGCCCCGCGCGCCGGCAGGCGGGTCCTGCTGCCGGCACATTTCATTTCCGTCACACCCCCTGGGGACAAGACCCGGAAAAGTTGGGAACCCGTCAAATCCCCGCTGCCTTGACGCGCGGCGTAATGAACGCACCCACGCAACGAGCGCATGGATGCGCGCTGGACACAAACCCCGGCAGGGAGGACGCACATGGAGTGGCTCGAGTTCGGTCGTTGGTCTCCGGAAGTGGAGCAGCTCCTCGCGCACCAGGCGGCCCGCCTGAGCGCCACGGTGAAGCCCTACCTCCCGCCCCCGAGGTCCGAGAACGCCGGCGCCCTGGCACGGAAGCTGGAGGCGCTGCTGCGGCAGACGCCGGCCTCCAATCCCTGGGGGCACCCGGCCGCGGAGTGCTGAGCCTCGCGGCCGTGCCATGGCGGGCCACGCCCGCGTGACAGGGGCGGAAATGGCTCCGGCTCGGGAGTGCCGGGGCCCACCACTGCGTTTCAGCACGCTAGAGTGCCCCCCGCGCGCCCGACGAGGCGTTCCCGACCATGGCCACGAGGAAGAGCGAGGACAGTGAGAGACTCATCGACCGGGACCTGACCGCGCTGGCGCGGGACGGGAAGCTCACGGCCGCGTACGGCGTGGACGGTCCGGTGATGGAGGTGTTGGGCCTGCTGTCGCGAGGGGGCAAGCACCCCCTGCTCTCGGGAGAGCCCGGGGTGGGCAAGTCCGCCGTGGTGCAGGAGGTGGCGCGCCGCATCATCGAGGGCCGCGTGGACGCGGAGCTGGCCCAGGCGCGGATGGTGGAGGTGTCCGTCGCCAACATCCTGGCGCGCAGCACCCAGCGCCAGGCGGCGGAGTCGTTCGAGGAGCTGTTGGCCTGGCTGAGCCGGCA
Proteins encoded in this region:
- a CDS encoding HNH endonuclease; its protein translation is METLVLSPSYEPVARISWQRAMMLLWQGKVEVVEEYDDRIVRSVTLEIRMPSVIRFLRGERRKGRGIKFSRDNVYMRDSCRCQYCGRKVSRPEATYDHVVPRAQGGRTTWENIVIACVPCNQKKGGRTPVQAGMKLLSSPEKPRKLPGSVRLTFAYEKGMPISWRKFLRDVAYWHTELQE